In Thermocrinis sp., the DNA window TGGATCCAGAGGTCAGAAAGTCTTAAAAGAAAGCCACCAGAGCGCCGGATGCGTCTGAAAACGCTTGCCCTCCCGCCCGCAGTGCCTACGAATATCAGTTTATCACTCAAGGATTATGGAACCGCTTGGACAGTCCTGCGCTATCTGAAAGACTCTTTCTATAAGACTTTCAGTTACAACCTTTGCATACACTATAGGAATGCCGTCTCCTCTGTCTGAGAATATCTCTGGTAATTCTTCGTAGCAAAGCCTGCAGGCAGTGCAGGTATCTATGTCAATCTTTATGCTTCCTCTGTAATTATGGACCCACTGGGGCATTCGTCCGTAACCTCTTTTACCTCCTGCTCGAGCTCTGAAGGCACAA includes these proteins:
- a CDS encoding ferredoxin — translated: MPQWVHNYRGSIKIDIDTCTACRLCYEELPEIFSDRGDGIPIVYAKVVTESLIERVFQIAQDCPSGSIILE